In Phaeodactylum tricornutum CCAP 1055/1 chromosome 30, whole genome shotgun sequence, a single window of DNA contains:
- a CDS encoding predicted protein, with product MSSSLTPASLRSDASTESGTDEDTQAYDKLALDDCVNSPVPLNPDESQNAEIRALAAKLAPDFEQADALLQVPFEFQSHPSFSVLEAATSEDDDMDREMESLQFSEALLRQELELAQDFSTLFQTVSHNMSNTSDAVDKFNLSGTPFCEGMKRQLFDPPDHQSADGSPALALQSSSSREADIDPSDGNKQEECSLEIDDDDCPDKVLSPIRIPSPVSSPNGKSTATTSSSPEVDQGPRDSSILLTAGTPSRSVANPIQPYTHKDHFTALRLSLEEHGGWYSVDLTSFVVPPRDTTTGNLIGLKDYCLAIPESKLKHLYVGLPDAAKPGPDTTVTGCSQYTLPLPVRTLAIPVRPDVLCGAIMDAVHQVLTSTAIHARILKRQGGHLRGIISGCVVPRDPDRLVEESFHSKSSAGELEGVPSTYPPFLIDAQLCTAKSDSCERVLLLRVYHCCSESIQPSDDVDNMNTSWVTALSQQNPAGDHVLGTNHFALVEHLDIEASTRLRECCALVQRVEAPELSKRIRSPGKRFDNRESMQTLVSSHLLEHYRACPSVREGSITLPSLNSDDWPVIQSSWRFVQATWEELETRDLTYTTLTTARFGAFPALPTLDVHYCSQIRRFSREVMIMQLLKSASELEEYAREAEYACANMISLLQPTFDAYGMEAPLLPKPVPLNEYPLDFTPPQQACPPWGLRVMEALNETQALTSDAGRDEPILSPTTLYAIDASESLAMARRAVSLILNAFQIQDDEEKGARLGRKNLQVMDRLAKMQAHQRTLIQSLQNGIALSEKAAKAADDFHRKAGVMEVPLLKWNIVVGGASGTCSVTAKHLLFITQLIPVIGGSRTAIFRISEVDFDVQESTPSILNPLPTVVSVRKDGQQIYSFRPSAGGKRLKSVLETIKATALDQDALPESPSSA from the coding sequence ATGTCCTCCTCGTTGACTCCCGCTTCACTCCGATCCGACGCCTCAACGGAGTCGGGAACAGACGAAGACACACAGGCATACGACAAGCTGGCTCTCGACGATTGTGTGAACAGTCCCGTCCCCTTGAATCCGGACGAATCACAAAACGCCGAAATCCGAGCGCTTGCGGCCAAACTCGCCCCTGATTTTGAACAAGCGGACGCTCTCCTGCAGGTTCCATTCGAATTTCAGTCGCATCCCTCCTTCTCTGTTTTGGAAGCAGCCACttcggaagacgatgacaTGGATCGGGAAATGGAGAGTCTGCAATTCTCGGAAGCACTCTTGCGACAAGAATTGGAACTCGCCCAGGACTTTTCCACCTTATTTCAAACAGTTTCGCACAATATGTCAAACACTAGCGACGCAGTCGACAAATTCAATTTATCGGGAACACCCTTTTGCGAGGGGATGAAACGACAGCTCTTTGATCCGCCGGATCACCAAAGTGCCGACGGTTCACCTGCCCTCGCTCTgcagtcgtcgtccagtCGAGAGGCCGATATAGATCCCAGCGACGGTAACAAGCAGGAAGAATGCAGCTTGgaaattgacgacgacgattgtCCAGACAAAGTTCTGTCGCCAATCCGTATACCATCTCCAGTATCTTCGCCGAATGGGAAATCGACAGCCACGACTTCTTCGTCTCCCGAAGTTGACCAAGGACCCAGGGATAGTTCCATACTGCTAACGGCAGGTACACCATCCCGTTCCGTAGCCAATCCTATTCAGCCCTACACACACAAGGATCACTTTACCGCTTTGCGCCTTTCGTTGGAAGAACACGGCGGTTGGTATTCGGTCGACTTGACTTCCTTCGTTGTACCACCCCGCGACACAACTACCGGGAATCTCATCGGTTTGAAAGACTATTGTCTCGCCATTCCCGAATCCAAACTTAAACATTTATATGTGGGTTTACCAGATGCAGCCAAACCCGGACCTGATACTACTGTTACTGGTTGTAGTCAATACACACTACCCTTACCGGTTCGCACCTTGGCAATCCCAGTCCGACCTGACGTTCTCTGTGGAGCCATAATGGATGCCGTACATCAGGTTCTGACTAGTACCGCCATACATGCACGGATTCTCAAACGACAGGGCGGTCATTTACGAGGAATCATATCCGGGTGTGTCGTCCCACGAGATCCGGATCGACTTGTGGAAGAATCCTTTCACAGTAAATCAAGTGCGGGCGAGTTGGAGGGTGTACCCAGTACATACCCACCCTTTCTCATCGATGCTCAATTATGCACGGCCAAATCTGATTCTTGCGAGCGAGTCTTGTTGCTACGCGTGTATCACTGTTGCAGCGAGTCTATTCAACCCAGTGACGATGTGGACAATATGAACACATCTTGGGTCACGGCACTGTCACAGCAAAATCCGGCCGGCGATCACGTATTAGGAACAAATCACTTTGCGTTGGTAGAACACCTTGATATTGAGGCATCCACTCGTTTGCGCGAATGTTGTGCATTGGTGCAGCGGGTAGAAGCTCCCGAATTGTCAAAAAGGATCCGCTCCCCGGGCAAACGCTTCGACAACCGTGAGTCCATGCAGACTCTTGTCTCCAGTCATCTATTGGAGCATTACCGAGCGTGTCCGTCCGTCCGCGAAGGAAGCATCACCTTACCGTCTCTGAATTCGGACGACTGGCCAGTGATTCAGTCTTCGTGGCGTTTCGTCCAAGCGACGTGGGAAGAGCTAGAAACACGGGACTTGACTTACACGACATTGACCACGGCGCGCTTTGGGGCTTTTCCGGCTTTGCCTACCTTGGATGTACACTACTGCTCGCAGATTCGACGGTTTTCACGGGAAGTCATGATAATGCAGCTACTGAAGAGCGCGAGCGAATTAGAAGAGTACGCGCGCGAGGCCGAGTACGCTTGTGCCAACATGATTTCGCTACTACAGCCAACATTTGACGCATACGGTATGGAAGCCCCATTGTTGCCCAAACCTGTGCCGCTCAACGAATATCCCTTGGACTTTACACCACCCCAACAGGCATGTCCACCTTGGGGGCTGAGAGTGATGGAAGCTTTAAACGAGACTCAAGCTCTTACAAGTGACGCCGGGCGAGACGAACCGATTTTGTCGCCGACAACTCTGTATGCTATTGATGCGTCAGAGTCATTGGCCATGGCACGACGTGCGGTCTCTCTTATCCTGAACGCATTTCAAATacaagacgacgaggagaaGGGTGCTCGGCTAGGCCGTAAGAACCTACAAGTAATGGATAGGTTGGCCAAGATGCAAGCACATCAGCGCACTTTGATTCAATCCTTACAGAACGGTATCGCATTGTCCGAGAAGGCAGCCAAAGCTGCAGATGATTTTCACAGGAAAGCGGGTGTCATGGAAGTACCTTTGTTAAAATGGAATATTGTTGTTGGGGGGGCTTCCGGCACCTGCTCTGTAACGGCAAAACACCTTTTGTTTATCACTCAGCTCATTCCGGTGATTGGTGGCAGCCGGACGGCCATCTTCCGGATAAGCGAAGTGGACTTTGATGTGCAAGAATCAACTCCCTCTATTCTTAATCCTTTACCAACAGTAGTAAGCGTGCGAAAAGACGGCCAGCAAATATACAGCTTTCGACCTTCAGCGGGTGGCAAGAGACTGAAGAGcgttttggaaacaatcAAGGCAACGGCTCTGGACCAAGATGCGCTTCCAGAATCACCCTCATCAGCATAA